From one Nitrospira sp. MA-1 genomic stretch:
- the purE gene encoding 5-(carboxyamino)imidazole ribonucleotide mutase — translation MNTESDKSNPLVAIIMGSRSDWETMRHASLILTELAVPHECRIVSAHRTPDFLFEYVGSAKSRGIHVLIAGAGGAAHLPGMAAAKTILPVLGVPVRSRTLQGFDSLLSIVQMPKGIPVATHAIGEDGAVNAALQAAAILAVSDHGIGQRLKAYYDQRHTPALEKPI, via the coding sequence ATGAATACTGAATCTGATAAATCCAATCCACTCGTGGCGATTATCATGGGGAGCCGCAGTGATTGGGAGACCATGCGACACGCAAGTCTGATCCTCACGGAATTGGCCGTTCCCCATGAATGCCGGATTGTGTCAGCTCACCGCACACCTGATTTCCTCTTTGAGTATGTCGGATCGGCCAAAAGCCGGGGCATCCACGTGCTCATTGCCGGAGCAGGAGGAGCCGCACACTTGCCGGGAATGGCCGCGGCAAAAACAATTCTTCCGGTTCTCGGAGTACCGGTGCGGTCTCGAACCCTGCAAGGCTTTGATTCGCTCTTATCAATTGTCCAAATGCCAAAGGGCATTCCGGTTGCGACCCATGCGATCGGCGAGGATGGAGCGGTCAATGCCGCATTGCAGGCAGCAGCTATCCTTGCCGTATCTGATCACGGCATCGGCCAACGACTCAAGGCCTATTATGACCAACGACACACCCCTGCACTGGAGAAACCTATATGA
- a CDS encoding DUF2202 domain-containing protein produces MLDANTKAMVLEALMDEYKGRAFYRLVLNTFGEIRPFSNIVNAEETRARALELLCGHIKIPLPKDDWEEKLEPPSSILEACQAGVQGEHDNIAMYDRFLRQTKVPEVLILFQRLQAVSRQHHLPAFERCVARGGQSGRGAMPLGRFRAGRPGRHRSQEDGKPGPHHV; encoded by the coding sequence ATGCTTGATGCCAACACCAAGGCGATGGTTCTGGAAGCGCTAATGGATGAATACAAGGGGCGGGCGTTCTATCGCCTCGTGCTCAACACATTCGGTGAAATACGGCCGTTCAGCAATATCGTAAACGCGGAGGAAACCCGTGCGCGAGCGCTTGAACTTCTGTGCGGGCACATTAAAATTCCGTTACCCAAAGATGACTGGGAAGAGAAGCTTGAGCCTCCGTCGTCTATACTCGAGGCCTGTCAAGCCGGCGTTCAAGGTGAACACGACAATATCGCGATGTATGACCGGTTTCTCAGGCAGACGAAGGTGCCCGAAGTTCTGATATTATTCCAACGCCTGCAGGCTGTCTCACGACAGCACCATCTCCCAGCATTTGAGCGCTGTGTTGCTCGAGGCGGTCAGTCCGGAAGAGGAGCAATGCCGCTTGGCCGATTCCGAGCCGGTCGGCCCGGTCGCCATCGAAGTCAGGAGGATGGCAAACCGGGTCCACATCATGTGTAG
- a CDS encoding sugar phosphate nucleotidyltransferase encodes MKDQNTAKGERWSVILAGGEGERTRPFIEQWLGYHKPKQYCSFVGHRSMLQHTWDRADLLTHPEHKITVIAQNHFREVVTQSANRSCGQVIGQPRNCDTAAGIFLPLTHIRAQNPHATVALYPADHFVFPENRFMDTVEKAIQATTIFQDRIMLLGVRPTSLELEYGWIEPGGPLGLSGGLCVRRVHAFLEKPNANQGLAAQAKGALWNTFIMAARVETFWRLGWKCMPEIMERFEQLEKVIGIPQESRTLREIYHDMPRRNFSSDLLGCAPESVGVLELKNVLWSDWGRPDRIADTIRAIGKTPAFGLECLMESRRARNENQLTEVL; translated from the coding sequence ATGAAAGACCAAAACACGGCAAAGGGAGAACGCTGGTCAGTGATCTTGGCTGGAGGAGAAGGGGAGCGAACGCGTCCGTTTATTGAGCAGTGGCTGGGGTATCACAAGCCCAAACAGTATTGTTCGTTTGTGGGCCATCGTTCCATGTTGCAACATACGTGGGATCGTGCGGACCTCTTGACGCATCCTGAACACAAAATAACCGTCATTGCTCAGAACCACTTTCGAGAAGTGGTAACTCAGTCGGCGAATCGATCCTGTGGCCAGGTGATTGGACAACCTCGGAACTGTGATACGGCTGCCGGGATTTTTCTTCCCTTAACGCACATTCGGGCTCAGAATCCCCATGCGACGGTGGCACTGTATCCAGCAGACCATTTTGTATTCCCCGAAAATCGATTTATGGACACGGTTGAAAAGGCTATTCAGGCGACCACCATCTTTCAAGATCGAATTATGCTCCTCGGTGTCAGGCCCACATCTCTTGAGCTCGAGTATGGATGGATCGAACCAGGAGGACCCCTGGGATTAAGTGGCGGACTGTGCGTGAGACGGGTGCATGCCTTTCTCGAGAAGCCAAACGCTAACCAGGGGCTAGCCGCTCAGGCCAAAGGAGCCCTTTGGAATACCTTTATCATGGCCGCCAGAGTGGAGACTTTCTGGAGATTGGGATGGAAATGTATGCCGGAGATTATGGAACGATTTGAACAATTGGAAAAAGTTATAGGCATACCTCAGGAAAGTCGGACTCTTCGTGAAATCTACCATGATATGCCGCGGCGGAACTTTTCATCCGATCTTTTGGGTTGTGCCCCTGAATCGGTTGGAGTGCTTGAACTCAAAAATGTTCTGTGGAGCGACTGGGGTCGGCCCGATCGTATCGCTGACACTATTCGCGCCATAGGAAAAACGCCGGCTTTTGGATTGGAATGCCTGATGGAATCGCGTCGTGCACGCAATGAGAATCAGCTGACAGAGGTCTTGTGA
- a CDS encoding DUF1264 domain-containing protein, which yields MSHAIRILGLTSVLTVVMMGGMSAPAMSAGSGPADGYDLHVQAPHLMANGEIGGPFHHFCKGISDTIFQCLLFETTEANAPLVAVEYFVAKKASRTLPLIQWHRYFHDHQEEINTGRLFILDVDDENKKKEIAEAAGKTDGVIYHLWQKGQAFPDGTVTFPQSIGVQFPQPN from the coding sequence ATGTCTCATGCTATCCGAATTCTAGGACTGACGAGTGTGTTGACTGTTGTGATGATGGGGGGAATGTCTGCGCCCGCGATGAGCGCTGGTTCCGGCCCGGCAGATGGCTATGATCTTCATGTCCAAGCGCCGCATCTCATGGCCAACGGAGAGATTGGTGGTCCATTTCACCATTTCTGTAAGGGAATTTCAGACACCATTTTTCAGTGTCTCTTGTTTGAGACCACCGAGGCCAATGCTCCGCTCGTCGCTGTGGAATATTTCGTGGCCAAGAAGGCTTCCAGAACGCTTCCGTTAATCCAATGGCACCGGTATTTCCATGATCATCAGGAGGAGATTAACACTGGTCGCCTGTTTATCCTTGATGTCGATGATGAGAACAAGAAAAAAGAAATTGCCGAAGCTGCAGGCAAAACCGATGGAGTCATTTATCACTTGTGGCAAAAAGGACAGGCGTTCCCGGATGGAACCGTGACCTTCCCACAATCGATTGGTGTGCAGTTTCCTCAACCAAACTAA
- a CDS encoding cupin domain-containing protein, whose translation MSKEKFHHTAKMQWEKLQEFPGPADVKIVREDPSLGAKTMLVRIPAGGRITPHSHRGIVQHFVLEGQYETDGQVCESGSYRMMPEHCNVSPISTKDGVTILMIYDPVSN comes from the coding sequence ATGAGCAAAGAAAAATTTCACCACACCGCTAAAATGCAGTGGGAGAAACTTCAAGAATTCCCGGGGCCCGCAGACGTCAAGATTGTTCGAGAAGACCCATCCCTTGGCGCCAAAACCATGCTTGTTCGGATTCCTGCCGGCGGCCGGATTACGCCTCATAGCCACCGTGGCATCGTTCAGCATTTTGTTCTTGAGGGACAGTACGAGACGGACGGCCAGGTCTGTGAATCGGGCAGTTATCGGATGATGCCCGAGCATTGTAATGTGTCTCCCATTTCAACCAAAGACGGAGTGACCATCCTCATGATCTATGACCCGGTTTCCAACTAA
- a CDS encoding CBS domain-containing protein — MAIQGVPASGFKTVGQIVPTNELKFGRKLNALAAAVELLSHHTPGGPVVDEKNHFIGFISEFDVLRALEAGKDLNKMTVEDVMKKDHISITDTTSIKDAVHLMEEQRLLSLPVERNGEVMYTVTRHDLLRAWIGLGLGIEDGNE; from the coding sequence ATGGCTATTCAAGGTGTCCCAGCCTCAGGGTTTAAGACTGTCGGACAGATTGTGCCAACCAATGAATTGAAATTCGGTAGGAAATTGAATGCCCTGGCGGCGGCGGTCGAGTTACTTTCTCATCATACCCCGGGAGGGCCGGTCGTGGACGAAAAAAACCATTTTATCGGCTTTATTAGTGAATTTGATGTTCTCCGTGCTTTGGAAGCAGGAAAAGACCTGAACAAGATGACGGTCGAAGACGTGATGAAAAAAGATCATATTTCAATTACTGATACGACATCGATCAAGGATGCCGTGCACCTCATGGAAGAGCAACGATTGTTGAGTCTGCCGGTAGAGCGAAACGGGGAGGTGATGTATACCGTGACAAGGCATGATCTGTTGAGGGCCTGGATTGGATTAGGATTGGGCATAGAAGATGGGAATGAGTAG
- a CDS encoding response regulator — protein sequence MIMIVTFHEDFRGRISTFLSEKGYEVCVPPHRQDVIPLVKEKSPLVVVLDMYVAEPNGLDVLKELRAQHYQGKIVALAGTSVRSLMSQASQLGVDQVIGGFQGAGGALNLDQVESAIKMALRPGIAKRAFELYEARGRTPGNDLEDWFGAERQIFRVEKSVLAAKPTKAETTKGLKKPTKTNKTSS from the coding sequence ATGATTATGATTGTGACATTTCACGAGGATTTTCGAGGAAGGATTTCTACTTTTCTCTCTGAGAAAGGCTATGAAGTCTGTGTTCCTCCTCATAGACAGGATGTTATTCCCCTGGTAAAGGAAAAATCCCCCTTAGTGGTCGTGTTGGATATGTATGTGGCGGAACCTAATGGACTGGACGTGCTCAAGGAGCTACGAGCCCAACATTATCAAGGAAAAATTGTGGCGCTGGCTGGAACCTCGGTGCGTTCCTTAATGTCACAGGCATCTCAGCTTGGCGTGGACCAGGTGATTGGAGGATTTCAAGGCGCTGGCGGGGCTCTGAATCTTGATCAGGTGGAATCGGCTATCAAAATGGCATTGCGCCCCGGCATAGCTAAACGCGCATTTGAATTGTACGAGGCACGGGGCCGGACGCCGGGGAATGACTTGGAGGACTGGTTTGGAGCTGAGCGACAAATTTTCCGTGTCGAAAAGTCTGTGTTAGCGGCAAAGCCAACAAAAGCTGAAACTACAAAAGGCTTGAAGAAGCCAACAAAAACAAATAAGACATCATCCTAA
- the malQ gene encoding 4-alpha-glucanotransferase: MNLTRGSGILLHPTSLPGAWGIGDLGPAACQFVDFLIAAGQSWWQMLPLGPTGYGNSPYMCFSAFAGNPLLISPEKLVEDGFVSASNVGPPLSFPADHVDYPLVLAHKRLIFEKSFEQFKANPPAEHRQAFLLFREKHASWLEDFSLFMSLKESYAGQPWTRWDTSLIVRDPQALQDCSRRLRDKIEYHQFLQYLFFHQWSALRQYAHARGVRIIGDLPIYIAHDSSDVWAHPDSFYLDDQCQPSVVAGVPPDYFSETGQRWGNPIYRWDVRAGSGYHWWTDRFRANLALVDMIRLDHFRGFEAYWEIPASEPHAIHGRWVKGPGGELFAAVKTALGDLPVIAEDLGVITPEVEALRDSCGFPGMRILQMAFGNDPKAHHYRPHHYTQNSIVYTATHDHNTTVGWFTAEPGKETTQSKEEIKEERVNVLRYLGTDGRDIHWDVIRLAMSSVAQLAMVPFQDVLGLGSECRMNRPGTLKGNWEWRVHPGEMTENVGNRLRDLTGLFDRLPIPMP; the protein is encoded by the coding sequence GTGAATCTGACAAGAGGCAGTGGAATCTTATTGCATCCGACATCCCTCCCAGGAGCATGGGGAATCGGGGATTTAGGGCCCGCTGCCTGTCAGTTTGTTGATTTTCTCATTGCAGCCGGTCAGAGTTGGTGGCAGATGTTGCCACTGGGACCGACCGGGTATGGCAATTCTCCCTACATGTGCTTTTCCGCCTTCGCAGGAAACCCCCTACTCATCAGTCCGGAAAAACTTGTGGAGGATGGATTTGTCTCCGCATCCAATGTGGGGCCGCCTTTGTCTTTTCCGGCGGACCATGTGGATTACCCTCTGGTCCTTGCGCATAAGCGCCTAATCTTCGAAAAGTCTTTTGAGCAGTTTAAAGCCAATCCTCCAGCTGAACATCGCCAAGCCTTTTTGTTGTTCCGTGAGAAACATGCTTCCTGGTTAGAAGACTTCTCTCTTTTTATGTCTTTGAAAGAAAGCTATGCGGGGCAACCATGGACTCGATGGGATACGTCACTGATCGTTCGAGATCCTCAAGCCCTGCAGGACTGCAGTCGTCGCCTCAGGGATAAGATTGAGTATCATCAGTTTCTTCAGTACCTGTTTTTTCACCAATGGTCCGCCCTGAGACAGTATGCTCATGCCAGGGGGGTCAGAATTATCGGAGACCTCCCGATTTATATTGCTCATGATAGTTCAGACGTCTGGGCGCATCCTGATTCATTCTATTTGGATGATCAATGTCAACCGTCCGTAGTGGCCGGGGTGCCGCCGGACTATTTCAGCGAAACAGGACAACGGTGGGGGAATCCGATTTACCGGTGGGACGTGAGAGCTGGGTCCGGGTACCATTGGTGGACCGATCGATTTCGTGCCAATCTTGCTCTTGTCGATATGATTCGATTGGATCATTTCCGGGGGTTTGAAGCCTATTGGGAGATCCCGGCTTCTGAACCTCATGCTATCCATGGTCGCTGGGTGAAAGGGCCGGGAGGCGAATTGTTTGCAGCCGTGAAAACCGCACTGGGTGATTTGCCTGTGATCGCGGAAGATCTTGGTGTGATCACCCCCGAGGTCGAGGCGTTACGGGATTCTTGTGGATTTCCCGGCATGCGAATTTTACAAATGGCCTTCGGCAACGATCCCAAAGCCCATCATTATCGACCCCATCACTATACCCAGAATTCCATTGTTTATACGGCTACTCATGACCATAATACGACGGTCGGGTGGTTTACCGCTGAACCGGGGAAGGAAACCACCCAATCCAAAGAGGAGATCAAGGAGGAGCGTGTGAATGTGTTGCGCTATCTCGGGACTGACGGTCGAGATATTCATTGGGATGTGATTCGACTGGCCATGAGTTCTGTTGCCCAACTCGCCATGGTTCCGTTTCAGGACGTTTTGGGATTGGGGAGTGAATGCCGGATGAATCGCCCCGGCACGCTCAAGGGGAACTGGGAATGGCGGGTTCACCCTGGTGAGATGACAGAGAATGTTGGGAACCGACTTCGTGACCTGACAGGTTTATTTGATCGGCTGCCAATACCCATGCCTTAG
- a CDS encoding universal stress protein, which translates to MKILVAVDPSEHTQEAIRFVKSVDWPKTSEMYLIHVIEMKHASSLIPSDGPSSWDRVISEARGKLFTKAKGLLKQTQKEILEESAVTIKSLVMEGLPGAQILQAVEDYQIDLVILGTRGLSNVKRFLLGSTSDWVMREAPCSVLLVREKLSKVTMGKAAAKILLATDGSSVALSTVDMLGLLACKTPPKVTVAHVVGKPVYLEGWFGRKGKPAFKQLAGQFLEKSHKEAASHLEELSQRVKDLGMKVDTVLTKGDPAEEIVKIAERSKPKLIMVGSKGFKGGKPVPLGDVVRKIARHAPCSVFLIRPGRWVDGRPLSPETLKTIRVFP; encoded by the coding sequence ATGAAAATTTTAGTGGCGGTTGATCCTTCCGAACATACGCAGGAGGCCATTCGATTTGTGAAATCGGTGGATTGGCCAAAGACATCAGAAATGTATCTCATTCATGTGATCGAGATGAAACATGCGTCTTCTCTGATACCGTCGGATGGGCCTTCCAGTTGGGATCGGGTCATTTCCGAAGCAAGAGGGAAACTGTTCACTAAAGCGAAGGGTCTTCTTAAGCAGACGCAGAAGGAGATTCTTGAAGAAAGCGCTGTGACCATTAAGTCCCTGGTGATGGAAGGGCTTCCGGGTGCGCAAATTTTACAGGCGGTGGAGGACTATCAAATTGACCTGGTCATCTTAGGAACCCGTGGTCTTTCCAATGTGAAACGGTTTCTTCTAGGGAGTACCAGTGATTGGGTGATGAGGGAAGCCCCGTGTTCAGTGTTATTGGTTCGTGAAAAACTCAGTAAGGTGACGATGGGAAAAGCCGCCGCCAAAATTCTTCTGGCCACCGATGGATCATCCGTTGCGCTCAGTACTGTGGATATGCTCGGTCTGTTGGCTTGTAAGACCCCTCCAAAGGTGACGGTGGCGCATGTGGTGGGAAAGCCTGTGTATTTGGAAGGTTGGTTTGGGAGAAAAGGAAAACCCGCCTTTAAACAATTAGCGGGACAATTCTTGGAGAAATCTCACAAAGAAGCGGCCAGCCATCTGGAAGAGTTGAGCCAAAGAGTCAAAGACCTCGGCATGAAAGTCGATACTGTCTTGACCAAAGGAGACCCTGCTGAAGAAATTGTCAAAATCGCCGAGCGTTCAAAACCCAAATTGATCATGGTGGGATCAAAAGGATTTAAGGGGGGGAAGCCCGTCCCATTGGGAGATGTGGTCAGAAAAATCGCCCGCCATGCCCCATGTTCGGTGTTTCTCATCCGCCCTGGCAGATGGGTTGATGGCCGCCCCCTTTCTCCAGAAACACTCAAGACCATCAGGGTGTTTCCATAA
- a CDS encoding cation-transporting P-type ATPase, giving the protein MCWHALDGESVLKAVAGQVGGLTQDVAAERLALYGPNRLRPPKKQTSWQRFLAQFHNILIYILLGAGVVTAILGHWVDTSVIFGVVVINAVIGFLQEGKAERAMDAIRRMLSVKASGLRDGARCSIPAEDLVPGDIVFLQSGDKVPADLRLLKVKALRIEEAALTGESVPVEKHIQPVPETASIGDRKGMVYSGTLVTYGTGTGVVVATGDATEIGRISAMLAGVQTLTTPLLRKIGEFGSRLSLAIITGAVGVFFFGIFFREYGFSDMFLASVGLAVAAIPEGLPAIMTITLAIGVQAMARRQAIIRRLPAVETLGSVTVICSDKTGTLTRNEMTVQTLATAAYAVDVSGVGYDPHGGFSLFGNTVVLTDLPDVMELARAGMLCNDADLAQVEGAWQVNGDPTEGALITLGRKAGLDFRFEHEMWPRTDVIPFESQHRFMSTLHHDHAGHGFMYIKGAPERVLEMCAFQRSLGEDHPLNSRSWQDRIEQMAGQGQRVLAVAFASTNHEHRELRFQDVEQGLTMLGLIGIVDPPRAEAIEAVRQCQQAGIRVKMITGDHLVTARTIGLQMHIGDGKQAISGQTLETLSDEELAGVVRDIDIFARASPEHKLRLVEALQAGGEVVAMTGDGVNDAPALKRADVGVAMGVKGTEVAKEAAEMVLADDNFASIAHAVEEGRRVYDNIQKSILFILPTNVAEAGVIVAAILLGTMLPITPVQILWVNMITAVTLALALTLEPPESDVMRRPPRNPREAILSRFLLWRIGFVSVLAVTGTFGLFLWECDRGTSIETARTIAVNMLVVFEAFYVLNARSFYGSVLSPKGLFQNPYVPLTIGMVLGIQGLFTYTEVMQTLFHTTGIDGFAWFRIVGIGLVIFLLVEFEKYVFRNLLKLRTPDLKT; this is encoded by the coding sequence ATGTGCTGGCATGCCTTGGATGGTGAATCCGTTCTCAAGGCTGTGGCCGGTCAGGTTGGGGGGTTAACTCAGGATGTGGCTGCCGAACGTCTGGCCCTCTATGGCCCCAATCGTTTACGCCCGCCTAAAAAACAAACCTCCTGGCAGCGGTTTCTCGCCCAGTTTCACAATATTCTCATTTATATTCTGCTGGGAGCAGGTGTTGTAACCGCCATTCTCGGTCATTGGGTGGATACCAGCGTGATTTTTGGCGTCGTGGTGATTAATGCCGTCATCGGATTTCTTCAGGAAGGCAAAGCCGAAAGGGCGATGGATGCCATTCGCCGGATGTTGTCCGTGAAAGCCTCCGGCCTTCGTGATGGAGCCCGGTGCTCCATTCCGGCGGAAGATCTTGTGCCTGGGGATATTGTATTTCTCCAATCAGGGGACAAGGTTCCGGCAGACCTGCGTCTTCTCAAGGTGAAAGCGTTGCGTATTGAAGAAGCCGCCTTGACCGGTGAGTCTGTGCCGGTTGAGAAGCATATACAACCGGTTCCCGAAACCGCGTCCATTGGTGATCGAAAAGGCATGGTCTATTCGGGAACTCTGGTGACCTATGGAACAGGGACCGGAGTGGTCGTCGCAACCGGAGATGCCACAGAAATTGGACGGATCAGCGCCATGCTGGCGGGAGTGCAGACCTTAACCACCCCGCTTCTCAGAAAGATCGGAGAATTCGGGAGCCGGTTAAGTCTGGCCATTATCACCGGAGCGGTAGGTGTGTTTTTCTTTGGAATTTTTTTCCGGGAGTATGGTTTCAGTGACATGTTTCTGGCGAGCGTGGGACTTGCCGTTGCGGCCATTCCTGAAGGTCTTCCCGCGATTATGACCATCACGCTCGCTATCGGGGTTCAAGCGATGGCCCGACGCCAAGCGATTATTCGCCGGCTGCCGGCTGTGGAGACCTTAGGTTCCGTCACGGTTATTTGTTCAGATAAAACCGGCACTCTTACACGAAACGAAATGACGGTACAAACATTGGCGACCGCAGCGTATGCCGTGGATGTCAGTGGCGTCGGATATGATCCTCATGGCGGATTTTCTCTGTTTGGCAACACGGTCGTGCTGACTGATCTTCCAGATGTGATGGAACTCGCTCGAGCCGGAATGTTGTGTAACGATGCGGATCTGGCTCAGGTGGAGGGGGCCTGGCAGGTCAACGGGGATCCGACGGAGGGGGCGTTGATTACCCTCGGGAGAAAAGCCGGATTGGATTTTCGATTCGAACATGAGATGTGGCCACGGACGGATGTGATTCCCTTTGAATCGCAACACCGGTTTATGTCGACGTTGCATCACGACCATGCCGGGCATGGGTTTATGTATATCAAGGGTGCCCCTGAACGGGTTTTGGAGATGTGCGCGTTCCAGCGGAGTCTGGGGGAGGATCATCCTTTGAATAGCCGGTCGTGGCAGGATCGGATTGAGCAGATGGCCGGGCAGGGACAGCGAGTGTTGGCCGTGGCCTTTGCCTCTACCAATCATGAACATCGAGAGTTACGGTTTCAGGATGTGGAGCAGGGTCTGACCATGTTGGGGCTCATCGGTATTGTTGACCCACCCCGGGCTGAAGCCATTGAAGCGGTCCGACAATGCCAGCAAGCCGGGATTCGGGTCAAAATGATTACCGGGGATCACCTGGTGACGGCGAGAACAATTGGCTTACAGATGCATATCGGAGATGGAAAACAGGCCATTTCGGGACAGACACTGGAAACGTTGAGTGATGAGGAATTGGCGGGTGTTGTGCGGGATATTGATATATTTGCCCGGGCAAGTCCCGAACATAAATTGCGGTTGGTGGAAGCCCTCCAGGCGGGTGGGGAAGTGGTGGCCATGACTGGAGATGGTGTGAATGACGCGCCGGCGCTGAAACGGGCGGATGTGGGAGTGGCGATGGGAGTAAAGGGAACGGAAGTGGCCAAGGAAGCGGCGGAAATGGTGCTGGCCGATGATAATTTTGCCTCCATTGCTCATGCGGTCGAGGAAGGCCGTCGGGTTTATGACAATATTCAAAAATCCATCTTGTTTATTCTGCCCACCAATGTCGCCGAAGCCGGAGTGATTGTGGCCGCCATTTTATTAGGGACCATGTTGCCGATTACGCCGGTACAAATTTTGTGGGTCAACATGATCACCGCCGTCACCCTGGCCTTGGCCTTGACCCTCGAACCCCCTGAATCGGATGTCATGCGACGTCCTCCTCGAAATCCCCGTGAAGCCATTTTGTCACGGTTTCTCCTGTGGAGGATCGGCTTTGTATCAGTCTTAGCCGTAACGGGCACGTTTGGCCTGTTCCTCTGGGAGTGCGACCGGGGGACCTCAATTGAAACCGCGAGAACCATAGCCGTCAACATGTTGGTGGTTTTTGAAGCCTTTTATGTCTTGAATGCGCGGTCTTTTTATGGCTCGGTTCTTTCCCCCAAAGGATTGTTTCAAAACCCCTATGTTCCGCTCACCATAGGTATGGTCTTAGGGATTCAAGGGCTATTTACCTATACCGAAGTGATGCAGACGTTGTTTCATACCACCGGGATTGATGGATTCGCGTGGTTTCGAATTGTTGGCATTGGCCTGGTGATTTTTTTGCTGGTTGAGTTCGAGAAGTATGTGTTTCGGAATTTGCTGAAACTGAGAACTCCCGACCTGAAAACGTGA
- the rnk gene encoding nucleoside diphosphate kinase regulator yields MERRDIYITEFDLNRLTELLGVWQTFKGSKSTSIHLEGLSEELDRANIVDPKDIPPDVVTMNSRVRLSDTSKDEDLIYTLVFPRDADAEAGKISILAPIGTAILGYKVGDIIEWPVPLGIRKVKIEEVLYQPEAAGDFHL; encoded by the coding sequence ATGGAGCGCCGAGACATTTATATTACCGAATTCGATCTGAATAGACTCACTGAATTATTAGGCGTCTGGCAAACGTTCAAAGGCAGCAAGAGTACCAGTATTCATCTGGAGGGGTTATCAGAGGAGTTGGACCGGGCGAATATTGTTGACCCGAAGGACATTCCGCCTGATGTCGTGACAATGAATTCACGCGTCCGATTGTCAGATACGAGTAAAGATGAAGATCTGATCTATACGTTGGTTTTCCCGCGTGATGCCGATGCTGAGGCAGGAAAGATTTCTATTCTTGCACCAATTGGAACTGCCATTCTCGGGTACAAGGTGGGGGATATTATTGAATGGCCGGTTCCGTTAGGAATACGAAAGGTGAAAATTGAAGAGGTCCTCTATCAACCTGAAGCCGCCGGAGATTTCCACCTTTAA